A stretch of Candidatus Sulfotelmatobacter sp. DNA encodes these proteins:
- a CDS encoding RodZ domain-containing protein, with the protein MPALGERFRSAREARGLSLSDVAEQIHIRSVYLHAIETEDWPAIGAPVYVRGFIRTYARFLGLDAEAAVAEFNETAPSERPATAPVVTAERERSGLSPWAIGGILVALLLVGFVAFEYFSYTQNGPSDVAQATAAPQPQGTASGSQAGTAPDAASSASPSPAPTVSPTPAPKHQLALHVTEPSWVRVTVDGTTVVEGTLPAGTAKSFTGHVADVRIGNAGGVRLVVDGRTLPPLGKSGDVVEQRYTL; encoded by the coding sequence ATGCCTGCGCTCGGGGAGAGATTCCGAAGCGCGCGGGAAGCGCGCGGGCTCAGCCTCTCGGACGTCGCCGAACAGATCCACATCCGTTCGGTCTATCTGCACGCCATCGAGACGGAAGACTGGCCCGCGATCGGGGCCCCGGTCTACGTGCGCGGCTTCATCCGCACCTACGCGCGCTTCCTCGGTCTCGACGCCGAGGCAGCCGTCGCCGAGTTCAACGAGACGGCGCCCAGCGAGCGCCCGGCGACGGCGCCGGTCGTCACCGCCGAGCGCGAGCGCAGCGGGCTCTCGCCGTGGGCGATCGGCGGGATTCTGGTCGCGCTGCTGCTGGTCGGGTTCGTCGCCTTCGAATATTTCTCGTACACCCAGAACGGTCCGAGCGACGTCGCCCAGGCCACGGCCGCGCCGCAACCGCAGGGGACGGCGAGCGGGTCCCAGGCCGGGACGGCGCCCGACGCGGCCTCGTCGGCCAGTCCCAGCCCGGCGCCGACCGTCAGCCCGACGCCGGCGCCCAAGCACCAGCTGGCGCTGCACGTGACCGAGCCCTCCTGGGTGCGGGTCACGGTCGACGGGACGACCGTCGTCGAAGGAACGTTACCGGCCGGAACCGCCAAGTCGTTCACCGGCCACGTCGCCGACGTTCGGATCGGCAACGCCGGCGGGGTTCGGCTCGTGGTCGACGGACGGACGCTCCCGCCGCTCGGCAAATCGGGCGACGTCGTCGAACAGCGCTACACCCTGTAA
- the mnmA gene encoding tRNA 2-thiouridine(34) synthase MnmA, which yields MTERVRVVAAMSGGVDSAVAAGLLVEAGFDVLGVTMKMYAPTKPAHAKSCCGADDFDDARRSAAALGIPHYVLDFEEAFRRGVVERFARDYAAGRTPNPCVSCNNEVKLGTLRAYADRLGARYVATGHYARLEHGTDGPHLYRSASAKDQAYALAQLTPAQLGSLLLPLGEATKEQTRAHAARLGLPVAEKTESQDICFVEGGDYRDVLARLAPQTARPGVVVTSDGAVVGAHAGIGGYTVGQRRGLPAGEGPRYVTRVDAATNTIVIGREDELGVDGLIADELNLIRPERFAGGAADVLAMTRYRARPAAARATVAGDGTLRLAFLEPQRAVSPGQLVALLDLGGDEVLGAATIRSTT from the coding sequence ATGACGGAGCGCGTGCGCGTCGTCGCCGCGATGAGCGGCGGCGTCGATTCGGCGGTGGCGGCCGGCCTCTTGGTGGAGGCCGGCTTCGACGTGCTCGGCGTCACCATGAAGATGTACGCGCCGACGAAGCCCGCGCACGCGAAGTCGTGCTGCGGCGCCGACGACTTCGACGACGCCCGGCGCAGCGCGGCGGCGCTGGGGATTCCGCACTACGTGCTCGACTTCGAGGAAGCGTTCCGGCGCGGCGTCGTCGAGCGCTTCGCGCGCGACTACGCCGCCGGCCGCACGCCTAACCCGTGCGTCTCCTGCAACAACGAGGTCAAGCTGGGCACGCTGCGCGCCTACGCCGACCGGCTGGGCGCGCGCTACGTCGCCACCGGCCACTACGCGCGGCTCGAGCACGGCACCGACGGCCCCCACTTGTATCGCAGCGCGTCGGCCAAGGACCAGGCCTACGCGCTGGCGCAGCTGACGCCGGCCCAGCTGGGCAGCCTTCTCCTTCCGCTCGGCGAGGCGACCAAGGAACAGACGCGCGCGCATGCCGCCCGCCTCGGACTGCCGGTGGCCGAAAAGACCGAGTCGCAGGACATCTGCTTCGTCGAGGGCGGCGACTACCGCGACGTGCTGGCGCGATTGGCGCCGCAGACCGCGCGGCCGGGCGTCGTGGTCACCAGCGACGGCGCGGTGGTCGGCGCGCACGCCGGGATCGGCGGCTACACGGTCGGCCAGCGACGCGGCTTGCCGGCCGGCGAGGGGCCGCGTTACGTGACGCGCGTCGACGCCGCGACGAACACGATCGTCATCGGGCGTGAAGACGAGCTGGGCGTCGACGGTCTGATCGCCGACGAGCTCAACCTGATCCGCCCCGAACGTTTCGCCGGCGGCGCCGCCGACGTGCTGGCGATGACGCGGTATCGCGCTCGTCCGGCCGCGGCGCGCGCGACCGTCGCCGGCGACGGCACGCTGCGGCTCGCGTTCTTGGAACCGCAGCGCGCGGTCAGCCCGGGCCAGCTGGTCGCGCTGCTCGATCTCGGCGGCGACGAAGTGCTCGGCGCGGCGACGATCCGCTCCACCACCTGA
- a CDS encoding YajQ family cyclic di-GMP-binding protein: MPSDSSFDVVSRVDEQELDNALNQARKEIAGRFDFKNSIASIEEANGTITLLADDALKLKNVWDIVQSKAVKRGIDLKAFEVKEPENASGGALRQKVVVRAGIPKDKSKALIEAIKAAKLKVQAQYQDEQIRVSAKSKDDLQKVIQLLKGLDYELPLQFVNYR, from the coding sequence ATGCCCTCCGACTCCTCGTTCGACGTCGTTTCGCGCGTCGATGAGCAAGAGCTCGACAACGCCCTCAACCAGGCCCGCAAAGAGATCGCGGGCCGCTTCGATTTCAAGAACTCGATCGCGTCGATCGAAGAAGCGAACGGAACGATCACGCTGCTCGCCGACGACGCGCTCAAGCTCAAGAACGTGTGGGACATCGTCCAGTCCAAGGCGGTCAAGCGAGGGATCGACCTGAAGGCCTTCGAGGTGAAAGAGCCGGAGAACGCCTCGGGCGGAGCACTGCGGCAAAAAGTTGTCGTGCGCGCCGGGATTCCGAAAGACAAATCCAAAGCGCTGATCGAGGCCATCAAGGCCGCCAAGCTGAAAGTCCAGGCGCAATACCAGGACGAGCAGATCCGGGTCTCAGCCAAGTCCAAGGACGATCTGCAAAAGGTGATTCAGCTCCTCAAGGGGCTGGACTACGAGCTGCCCCTGCAGTTCGTGAATTACAGGTAG
- the rimO gene encoding 30S ribosomal protein S12 methylthiotransferase RimO, producing MSALAEKTPTVSFVSLGCAKNLVDSEVMIAKLGAAGWSLVPDADEADAVVINTCAFIDPAKAESTETILEHAERKRAGQQLIVAGCLSQRFGDELQSLIPEIDGVIGTGAYASIVDLLDDARAGRKPVRLGFEAEPEHDFLPRLITTPSATAYLKIAEGCDHPCTFCIIPQLRGGFRSRSEESILAEARALAASGTKELILIAQDTSMWGRDRGWRRGGLAHLLHRLHEIDGLVWIRLLYLYPATVDSELIDAMASLPKVCTYMDMPLQHVSPAVLRGMLRPANGERYLEIVEDFRRRVPGITMRSTFIVGFPGETEEHVAELESWIERAALDRVGFFTYSREDGTPGAQLGGQVAEREKRRRLLRLRDAQRRASERARAARLGQVVPVLVEERRTLRRTDPLAVGLRTQSVLVGRSMGEAPGVDGVIAFAGEAEPGTFVDVRLDGNTAFDFYGTLVPAAVAAR from the coding sequence GTGAGCGCTCTCGCAGAGAAGACCCCCACCGTTTCGTTCGTGTCGCTGGGCTGCGCGAAGAACCTCGTCGATTCCGAGGTGATGATCGCGAAGCTCGGTGCCGCCGGGTGGTCGCTCGTGCCCGACGCCGACGAGGCGGACGCGGTCGTCATCAACACCTGCGCGTTCATCGACCCGGCCAAGGCCGAGTCGACCGAGACGATCCTCGAGCACGCCGAGCGCAAACGCGCCGGGCAGCAGCTGATCGTCGCCGGCTGTCTCTCGCAGCGCTTCGGGGACGAGCTGCAATCGCTGATCCCCGAGATCGACGGCGTCATCGGAACCGGCGCGTACGCTTCGATCGTCGACCTGCTCGACGACGCGCGCGCCGGGCGCAAACCGGTGCGGCTGGGCTTCGAAGCCGAGCCCGAGCACGACTTTCTGCCGCGCCTGATCACCACGCCCTCGGCGACCGCGTACCTGAAGATCGCCGAAGGCTGCGATCACCCGTGCACGTTCTGCATCATCCCGCAGCTGCGCGGCGGCTTCCGCTCGCGCAGCGAGGAGTCGATCCTGGCCGAGGCGCGCGCGCTGGCGGCCAGCGGCACCAAAGAGCTGATCCTCATCGCGCAGGACACCTCGATGTGGGGCCGCGACCGCGGCTGGCGCCGCGGCGGCTTGGCGCACCTGCTGCACCGGCTGCACGAGATCGACGGGCTGGTCTGGATTCGCCTGCTGTACCTCTACCCGGCGACCGTCGACAGCGAGCTGATCGACGCGATGGCGTCGCTGCCGAAGGTCTGCACCTACATGGACATGCCGCTGCAGCACGTCAGCCCGGCCGTGCTGCGCGGGATGCTGCGGCCCGCGAACGGCGAGCGATACCTCGAGATCGTCGAGGACTTCCGCCGGCGCGTCCCCGGCATCACGATGCGCTCGACGTTCATCGTCGGCTTCCCCGGCGAGACCGAGGAGCACGTCGCCGAGCTGGAGTCGTGGATCGAGCGCGCCGCGCTCGACCGGGTCGGGTTCTTCACGTATTCACGCGAGGACGGAACGCCGGGCGCGCAGCTCGGCGGTCAGGTCGCCGAGCGCGAGAAGCGGCGCCGGCTGCTGCGCCTGCGTGACGCGCAGCGTCGCGCCTCGGAGCGCGCGCGCGCCGCGCGGCTGGGTCAGGTCGTGCCGGTGCTGGTCGAAGAGCGGCGCACGCTGCGCCGCACCGATCCGCTGGCGGTCGGGCTGCGCACGCAGTCGGTGCTGGTCGGCCGTTCGATGGGCGAGGCGCCCGGGGTCGACGGCGTGATCGCGTTCGCCGGCGAGGCGGAGCCGGGGACCTTCGTCGACGTGCGCCTGGACGGCAACACCGCCTTCGACTTCTACGGGACGCTCGTGCCGGCGGCGGTCGCCGCGCGGTGA